In Methylovirgula sp., a single genomic region encodes these proteins:
- a CDS encoding metallophosphoesterase family protein — MTLLALFADIHGNREALDACLADAQRRGVERLIFLGDLIGYGADPAYVVDLVAGKLRDGAMAILGNHDAALIAGCDSMNSAARASIEWTRRRLDKNRQDFLAGLPLTAERGDLLFVHADAAEPRRWTYVTSSLEAQRSLRATSKRVIFCGHVHRPQLYAAATFRLPKARRPATGIPISIAGSGKWLAVLGSVGQPRDENPAAAYAIYDDTAGQLTFLRVAYDISTAAEKIRAAGLPDILAARLFVGR; from the coding sequence TTGACCTTGCTCGCCCTCTTTGCCGACATTCACGGTAATCGCGAGGCGCTTGACGCGTGTCTGGCCGACGCACAGCGGCGCGGCGTGGAAAGGCTGATCTTTCTCGGGGATCTAATCGGTTATGGCGCGGATCCTGCCTATGTCGTCGATCTCGTCGCCGGAAAGCTCCGAGACGGCGCCATGGCTATCCTGGGCAATCACGACGCCGCGCTGATCGCCGGCTGCGACAGCATGAACAGCGCCGCGCGCGCCTCGATCGAATGGACACGACGGCGGCTCGACAAAAACCGGCAGGATTTCCTTGCAGGTCTGCCTCTCACCGCCGAACGCGGCGATCTCCTCTTTGTCCATGCCGATGCCGCCGAGCCGCGACGCTGGACGTATGTGACAAGTTCCCTCGAGGCGCAGCGCTCGTTGCGCGCCACGTCGAAGCGCGTGATCTTCTGCGGCCACGTCCACCGCCCGCAACTCTACGCGGCCGCGACCTTCAGGCTGCCAAAAGCCAGGAGGCCGGCGACCGGCATCCCGATTTCCATCGCCGGATCAGGCAAATGGCTGGCAGTGCTCGGCTCCGTCGGCCAGCCGCGCGACGAAAATCCTGCCGCGGCCTATGCAATTTATGACGATACGGCCGGACAGCTCACTTTCCTGCGGGTCGCCTACGACATTTCTACCGCCGCTGAGAAAATCCGCGCCGCTGGCTTGCCCGACATTCTCGCGGCCCGGCTTTTCGTCGGGCGATAA
- the xseA gene encoding exodeoxyribonuclease VII large subunit, translated as MTKLATNAPEFTVGEFAGALKRTIEENFGFVRLRGEISNYRGPHSSGHAYFCLKDENARIDAVIWKGTMARLKVKPEEGLEVIATGKVTTYPGKSAYQIVIDNIEPAGLGALMALLEERRRKFVAEGLFDAARKQLIPFLPATIGVVTSPTGAVIRDILHRIADRFPRHVLVWPVRVQGETCAAEVAAAIEGLNSLPESIAPRPDIIIVARGGGSLEDLWGFNDELVVRAAAASLIPLISAIGHETDWPLLDHVADLRAPTPTGAAEKAVPVRGELLAGLADLSRRHEGGALRHLAQQRANWRSLARALPRGDAILALPRQRYDQAGARLASVMGGAFDRRHIALARLAHRLASQSPQARLSRASQKLESLEQRLRRATMLTTQARRERLATLRVRLGTALAGRTRLEAQKTNAGRARLDGLNLRLQRAVATLLERRGQRLAAQSQLLGSLGYRQVLARGFALVRDGSGQPLHRAADITAGARLDLEFADGHRTATAGDTPAKAVPDKPARARPKTAQGSLF; from the coding sequence ATGACGAAACTCGCCACCAATGCGCCCGAGTTCACCGTCGGCGAATTCGCCGGCGCTTTGAAGCGCACGATTGAAGAAAATTTCGGCTTCGTCCGGCTCCGCGGCGAAATCTCGAATTATCGCGGTCCTCATTCCTCCGGCCACGCCTATTTCTGCCTGAAAGACGAGAACGCACGAATCGATGCCGTCATCTGGAAAGGCACGATGGCGCGGCTGAAAGTAAAGCCCGAGGAAGGGCTCGAAGTCATCGCCACCGGCAAAGTGACGACCTACCCCGGCAAATCGGCCTATCAGATCGTCATCGACAATATCGAACCGGCCGGCCTCGGCGCGCTGATGGCATTGCTTGAAGAGCGGCGCCGCAAGTTCGTCGCCGAAGGTCTGTTCGATGCCGCCCGCAAGCAACTCATCCCGTTTCTGCCGGCGACGATCGGCGTCGTCACGTCGCCAACCGGCGCAGTGATCCGCGATATCCTGCATCGTATCGCCGACCGCTTCCCACGCCACGTTCTTGTCTGGCCGGTGCGCGTTCAAGGTGAAACCTGTGCGGCCGAGGTCGCAGCGGCCATCGAGGGCTTGAATTCGCTCCCCGAAAGCATCGCGCCACGGCCAGATATCATCATTGTCGCACGTGGCGGGGGCTCGCTGGAAGATCTGTGGGGTTTCAACGATGAACTCGTCGTGCGTGCCGCGGCGGCCAGCCTCATTCCGCTCATCTCTGCGATCGGTCACGAAACGGATTGGCCGCTGCTCGATCACGTCGCTGATCTGCGCGCGCCGACCCCAACCGGTGCCGCGGAAAAGGCCGTGCCAGTGCGCGGCGAACTTCTCGCCGGGCTCGCCGATCTGAGCCGCAGGCATGAGGGCGGCGCGCTACGTCACCTCGCGCAGCAGCGCGCTAATTGGCGATCGCTCGCGCGCGCGCTGCCGCGTGGCGACGCCATTCTTGCGCTACCGCGCCAGCGTTACGATCAGGCCGGTGCGCGGCTCGCCAGTGTCATGGGTGGTGCCTTCGACCGCCGCCATATCGCGCTCGCGCGCCTGGCGCATCGCCTGGCAAGCCAGTCGCCGCAAGCAAGATTGAGCCGCGCGTCGCAAAAGCTAGAGAGCCTGGAACAAAGGCTGCGTCGCGCCACGATGTTGACAACACAAGCACGGCGCGAGCGGCTTGCAACTCTGCGCGTGCGGCTCGGCACCGCGTTAGCTGGACGCACCCGGTTAGAAGCACAGAAGACAAATGCGGGACGTGCGCGCCTTGATGGCCTGAATTTGCGCCTGCAACGTGCCGTCGCGACCTTGCTTGAACGGCGCGGCCAAAGGCTTGCGGCGCAAAGCCAGCTTCTCGGCTCGCTCGGCTATCGGCAGGTTCTGGCACGCGGCTTCGCACTGGTGCGCGACGGCAGCGGCCAGCCGTTGCATCGCGCTGCGGATATCACCGCCGGGGCAAGACTTGATCTGGAATTCGCAGATGGACACCGAACGGCAACAGCGGGCGACACGCCAGCAAAGGCAGTGCCCGACAAACCTGCGCGCGCGCGGCCAAAGACAGCACAGGGCTCGCTGTTTTGA
- a CDS encoding YoaK family protein, which translates to MRIPIAPFSGVLLAFVAGYIDTATFLRVSELFSAHITGNFVVFAISLVHGVKGVDWLKLIALPVFFLGVPLATFVYDRSRQKIRTVLAIESSLLVGVSIIELLPHSAAYSAGFAMLLVLAMAMQNAAHHVEPGLGPTSAVMTTNTARLFVALWRKANPPSSEAPPVKVKGISARLICFALGCALSAFASNTYGLAAVLLPGLVVGFVALFHEP; encoded by the coding sequence ATGCGAATCCCGATTGCCCCATTCAGCGGCGTTCTGCTCGCCTTCGTCGCCGGCTATATCGACACCGCGACATTCCTGCGCGTCTCCGAGCTTTTTTCGGCCCATATCACCGGCAATTTTGTCGTTTTCGCCATCTCGCTTGTGCATGGCGTCAAAGGCGTCGACTGGCTGAAACTCATCGCGCTGCCGGTGTTTTTCCTCGGCGTGCCCTTGGCGACGTTCGTCTACGATCGATCGCGGCAAAAAATCCGGACGGTTCTTGCCATTGAATCATCGCTTCTTGTTGGTGTCAGCATCATCGAGCTCTTGCCGCATTCTGCGGCCTATAGTGCCGGGTTCGCCATGCTGCTCGTGCTGGCGATGGCGATGCAGAATGCCGCCCATCATGTCGAGCCTGGCCTTGGGCCGACATCTGCCGTGATGACGACCAATACCGCCAGACTTTTTGTCGCTTTATGGCGTAAAGCGAATCCGCCCTCGTCCGAAGCGCCGCCTGTCAAAGTCAAAGGGATCAGTGCGCGCCTTATTTGCTTCGCACTCGGCTGCGCACTGTCGGCCTTTGCATCGAATACTTATGGGTTGGCAGCCGTCTTGCTGCCGGGGCTCGTCGTTGGGTTTGTCGCATTGTTTCATGAGCCATAA